A window from Urocitellus parryii isolate mUroPar1 chromosome 1, mUroPar1.hap1, whole genome shotgun sequence encodes these proteins:
- the LOC113199385 gene encoding olfactory receptor 2Y1B-like, producing the protein MGSFNTTLGEGFILVGFSDWPYLELPFFTFISVFYSVTLFSNITIITLSQLDPRLHTPMYFFLCHLSFLDLCYTTSTVPQLLINLSGFDRTISYGGCVAQFFISLALGGTECVLLVVMAFDRYAAVCRPLHYTTIMHPLLCQSLAITSWVGGLLNALIQTGLVASLPLCGLHSLNHFFCEMPVLLKLACEDTGGTEANLFVAGAIILVVPVALILGSYAHIAQAVLKIKSTTGRRKVFGTCGSHLLVVCLFYGSAMYTYLQPMGSYSESEGKFVALFYTVISPMLNPLIYTLKNKDVKRALWNVLGRDSISR; encoded by the coding sequence ATGGGAAGTTTCAATACCACTTTGGGAGAGGGCTTCATTTTGGTGGGCTTCTCAGATTGGCCTTATCTGGAGCTCcccttttttactttcatttcagtATTCTATTCTGTGACTCTCTTTAGCAACATCACCATTATCACACTTTCACAACTGGACCCTCGgctgcacacgcccatgtacttcttcctctgccacctctccttcctggacCTCTGCTATACCACCAGCACTGTGCCCCAGCTGCTGATCAATCTTTCTGGATTTGACAGGACCATCAGCTATGGAGGGTGTGTGGCCCAGTTCTTCATTTCCCTCGCTTTGGGTGGAACTGAGTGTGTGCTCCTGGTGGTGATGGCCTTTGACCGCTATGCTGCTGTGTGTCGTCCACTCCACTACACAACCATCATGCACCCCCTGCTCTGCCAGTCACTAGCTATCACCTCCTGGGTGGGAGGACTCCTGAATGCTCTTATTCAGACAGGCCTTGTGGCATCCCTGCCACTCTGTGGCCTTCACTCCCTGAACCACTTCTTTTGTGAGATGCCTGTGTTACTGAAGTTGGCTTGTGAGGATACAGGAGGAACAGAGGCCAATCTCTTTGTGGCTGGAGCCATAATCTTGGTTGTTCCTGTGGCACTAATTCTAGGATCCTATGCACACATTGCTCAGGCAGTGCTGAAGATCAAGTCAACGACTGGGCGCAGAAAAGTTTTTGGGACATGTGGCTCCCATCTTCTGGTGGTTTGTCTGTTTTATGGCTCAGCCATGTACACATACCTCCAACCCATGGGCAGTTATTCTGAGAGTGAAGGAAAGTTTGTTGCCCTTTTTTATACTGTCATTAGTCCCATGCTTAATCCTCTGATCTATACCCTAAAGAACAAGGATGTCAAGAGGGCTCTGTGGAATGTACTAGGGAGAGATAGCATTTCCAGGTAG
- the LOC113199371 gene encoding olfactory receptor 2Y1B-like: METTNDSSGGDFILVGFSEHPELELILSLFVLILYSITLVGNVAIISLSILDAQLHTPMYFFLRNLSVLDLSFTTSIVPQMLVNMWGGNKKISYAGCMVQYWVALALGSTECVLLAVMAVDRYVAVCWPLRYTTIMHPKLCHLLAAASWSSGFANSFLQSSMAIVLPRCGNRRVDHFFCELLIIVKLSCVDTGPTESKMFIARLIILAVPVSIILTSYVCIARAVVKMRSAEGRKKAFGTCASHLMVVSLFYGTIMFLYLQPKDNYSQDQSKALAVLYMILAPTLNPLIYTLRNKDVKKAVRKIMGKEQA, encoded by the coding sequence ATGGAAACAACCAATGACAGCTCAGGTGGGGATTTCATCTTAGTGGGCTTCTCTGAGCATCCTGAGTTGGAGCTGATCCTCTCCCTTTTTGTCCTGATACTCTACAGCATAACCCTTGTGGGTAATGTGGCCATCATCTCACTCTCCATTCTGGATGCTCAGCTCCAtacacccatgtacttctttctCAGAAATCTTTCTGTGCTCGACCTCTCTTTTACCACTAGCATTGTGCCCCAGATGCTGGTGAACATGTGGGGAGGCAACAAGAAGATCAGTTATGCTGGCTGCATGGTCCAGTACTGGGTGGCCTTGGCACTTGGCTCCACTGAGTGCGTGCTCCTTGCCGTGATGGCGGTTGATCGCTATGTTGCAGTTTGTTGGCCCCTCCGCTACACCACCATTATGCACCCCAAATTGTGTCACCTCCTGGCAGCAGCTTCCTGGTCCTCTGGCTTTGCCAACTCCTTTCTACAGTCCTCAATGGCCATTGTGCTACCTCGCTGTGGAAACCGGCGTGTGGACCATTTCTTCTGTGAGCTGCTGATCATTGTTAAACTCTCCTGTGTGGATACTGGCCCAACAGAGTCCAAAATGTTTATTGCCCGGCTAATCATTCTAGCTGTGCCTGTCTCCATCATCTTGACCTCCTATGTGTGTATTGCCAGGGCAGTCGTGAAAATGCGCtcagcagagggaaggaaaaaggctTTTGGGACTTGTGCTTCCCACCTTATGGTGGTGTCACTCTTCTATGGGACcattatgtttttgtatctgcAACCAAAGGACAACTACTCCCAGGACCAGAGCAAAGCACTTGCAGTGCTCTACATGATTCTTGCTCCCACTCTCAACCCGCTGATCTACACACTGAGgaacaaggatgtgaagaaagCAGTTAGGAAGATTATGGGGAAGGAGCAGGCATAG